The following coding sequences lie in one Tichowtungia aerotolerans genomic window:
- a CDS encoding sialate O-acetylesterase, translating to MKISIAGQTLDAVADADGRWETVLSPVGRGGPYVMTVTDDEATLMVSDVLFGEVWLASGQSNVGINVGKSDGVEAGLKLADQLLIRFFTMPINLNLQPQDDLAGGQWIVCASENSASLSAVGYYFACRLSRIMNSPVAVIQSAWGGFRIQNWMPVDALKSNPDLRQYASEFEERCIGLSAEQRTPVGLMELGDIYLKYNNAWVQYRKTKKGSEPVPPTTPRTPHAVALNYNAMIHPLVPYAIKGALWYQGEADSNPTDAPLYAELLSSMIDGWRKDRSSDFPFIVIQLPEYAAVNREGPWICVRDQQRRTLDQTDNTVMVVTIGYGNMNDIHPLNKRSVGELAANAALSKAYQHNTPWCGPLIQSADQKGDELVLKFETFGRQVRSSSPELAGFEVSEDGNAFHPVSAKIKKNQVVIPINESVQCVRYGWDVNPKLTLHDDAGLLASLFLKEVR from the coding sequence GTGAAAATCTCGATTGCCGGGCAGACGCTTGATGCCGTGGCGGATGCCGATGGCCGCTGGGAGACCGTGTTGTCTCCGGTCGGAAGGGGCGGGCCGTATGTGATGACGGTTACGGATGACGAGGCAACACTTATGGTTTCAGATGTTTTGTTCGGAGAAGTCTGGCTGGCGTCCGGACAGTCCAATGTGGGTATTAATGTCGGTAAGAGCGATGGCGTGGAAGCCGGTCTGAAACTGGCCGATCAGCTTCTGATCCGCTTCTTTACGATGCCGATCAATTTGAACCTTCAGCCGCAGGATGATCTGGCTGGCGGCCAATGGATTGTCTGTGCGTCAGAAAACAGTGCCTCACTCTCCGCGGTCGGTTATTATTTTGCATGCAGGCTGAGTCGAATAATGAATTCGCCGGTGGCTGTGATCCAGTCCGCATGGGGCGGTTTCCGTATTCAGAACTGGATGCCGGTGGATGCCCTGAAATCCAATCCGGATCTACGGCAGTATGCATCGGAATTTGAAGAACGGTGCATAGGTCTTTCGGCAGAACAGAGAACGCCGGTGGGACTGATGGAGCTGGGGGATATTTATCTGAAGTACAACAATGCCTGGGTACAGTACCGGAAAACGAAAAAAGGATCGGAGCCGGTTCCCCCCACGACTCCACGCACCCCGCATGCCGTGGCGTTGAACTATAACGCAATGATTCATCCGTTGGTTCCATATGCGATTAAAGGAGCCCTTTGGTATCAGGGAGAAGCAGACAGCAACCCGACAGATGCACCGCTGTATGCGGAACTTTTGTCATCCATGATTGATGGATGGCGAAAAGACAGGAGCAGTGATTTTCCGTTCATTGTTATCCAGCTTCCCGAATATGCAGCTGTAAACCGGGAGGGGCCGTGGATCTGCGTGCGCGATCAGCAGCGCCGTACGCTGGATCAAACGGATAATACAGTCATGGTGGTTACCATCGGGTACGGCAACATGAACGATATCCACCCGTTGAACAAACGGTCGGTCGGAGAACTGGCGGCCAATGCCGCATTAAGCAAGGCGTATCAGCATAATACGCCATGGTGCGGACCTCTGATTCAGTCTGCTGATCAAAAGGGAGACGAACTAGTGTTGAAGTTTGAGACGTTCGGCCGGCAGGTGCGTAGCAGTTCGCCGGAGCTTGCAGGGTTTGAGGTTTCGGAAGACGGAAATGCATTTCATCCTGTTTCCGCAAAGATCAAAAAAAATCAGGTGGTGATTCCGATCAACGAATCAGTTCAATGCGTTCGTTATGGATGGGATGTGAATCCAAAGCTGACATTGCATGATGATGCCGGTCTGTTGGCGTCACTGTTTTTGAAAGAAGTGCGTTAA
- a CDS encoding sulfatase family protein, protein MSLLNTIKWVLAGAVFLPLIDQTAKAAEKPNILMILVDDMGYGDVGFNGCKDIPTPNIDSIAAQGVHFLEGYVTAPQCAPSRAGLLSGMRQNRFGREENHSIDKLGLPVDIRLFGDYMRDAGYRTGLVGKWHEGTMPGSRPLERGFDSFYGFLVGSTFFLPPDGADTIPGMFDGTQRIKVTDYLTFVLGDQAVEFIGQKSEKPFFLYLAFNAPHAPLQAPEEYLKKFEHLAVDGEPGLLCRYTKTNIKHPRQVYAAMVSALDDTIGKVLQSLRDRGLEENTLVYFLSDNGGPTAVTSADNGPLRGVKGDLLEGGARVPFAVQWKGTIPAGQTLDTPVLSLDLLPTALAAAGVSAPVNLDGVNLLPLMEDGKALAKRTLYWRFPFPPFCPVWAVRDGDWKLVKEAERKDGHKGFTRTARTGLYRISDDIHEDHDLSGQYPEIRQKLQAEFDQWERSLPASENLTRDKQ, encoded by the coding sequence GTGAGTTTATTAAATACAATTAAATGGGTTCTTGCCGGTGCAGTTTTTTTGCCTTTGATCGATCAGACTGCAAAGGCGGCCGAAAAACCGAATATCCTGATGATTCTGGTGGACGACATGGGGTATGGCGATGTGGGCTTTAACGGCTGCAAGGATATCCCCACGCCGAACATCGATTCGATTGCCGCCCAAGGCGTTCATTTCTTAGAAGGATATGTGACGGCGCCGCAGTGTGCTCCTTCACGGGCGGGGCTTCTTTCCGGGATGCGTCAGAATCGGTTCGGCCGAGAAGAGAATCACAGCATCGATAAGCTGGGGCTGCCGGTCGATATCCGGCTGTTCGGCGATTATATGCGTGACGCTGGTTACCGCACCGGACTCGTCGGCAAATGGCATGAAGGAACCATGCCGGGAAGCCGTCCGCTGGAGCGGGGATTCGACAGCTTTTACGGATTTCTTGTGGGCAGCACCTTTTTCCTTCCGCCGGACGGAGCCGATACAATTCCCGGAATGTTTGACGGTACGCAAAGAATCAAAGTGACCGACTATCTGACTTTTGTGCTGGGCGACCAAGCGGTTGAGTTTATAGGACAGAAGTCAGAAAAACCGTTCTTCCTTTATCTGGCGTTTAATGCGCCGCATGCACCGCTGCAGGCGCCGGAGGAATATCTGAAGAAATTTGAACATCTTGCGGTGGACGGCGAGCCGGGGCTGTTGTGCAGATACACCAAAACGAACATTAAACATCCGCGGCAGGTGTATGCCGCTATGGTTTCCGCATTGGACGATACCATCGGCAAGGTTTTGCAGTCGCTGCGCGACAGAGGGCTGGAGGAAAACACGCTGGTTTATTTCCTGAGCGACAACGGCGGACCGACTGCGGTGACTTCGGCCGACAACGGCCCGCTGCGCGGCGTGAAGGGTGATCTCCTCGAAGGCGGCGCGCGCGTTCCGTTTGCCGTGCAATGGAAAGGAACCATTCCTGCGGGCCAGACGCTCGATACACCGGTTCTGTCTTTGGATCTGCTGCCGACAGCACTCGCTGCGGCCGGGGTATCTGCTCCCGTAAATCTCGACGGCGTCAACCTGTTGCCTTTGATGGAGGATGGAAAAGCGTTGGCGAAGCGTACATTATACTGGCGTTTTCCATTTCCGCCGTTCTGTCCGGTCTGGGCGGTTCGTGATGGCGACTGGAAACTGGTGAAAGAGGCGGAGAGGAAAGACGGACACAAAGGGTTTACCCGGACGGCCCGGACCGGCCTGTACCGTATTTCTGACGACATTCATGAAGATCATGATCTTTCCGGGCAGTATCCCGAGATCAGACAGAAACTACAGGCGGAGTTCGACCAATGGGAGAGATCGCTGCCGGCATCTGAGAACCTAACGAGAGATAAACAATGA
- a CDS encoding sulfatase family protein, which translates to MKWIKNIKRLLVLTVLFPLAGQSAAEKPNVLLILVDDMGYGDVGFNGCKDISTPNIDSIVANGVQFEQGYVTAPQCAPSRAGLLSGMSQSRFGREENKIIDKMGIPASVKQFGDYMHDAGYRTGMVGKWHQGTMEGCHPLDRGFDWFYGFLPGSTFFMPTGKAKYIPHIQENRVPQKVTDYLTFVFGDKAMEFMTQDSEKPFFLYLAFNAPHAPLQAPQEYLDRFEHLTKVPDPINYIERQKLKHPRQVYAAMVSALDDTIGRILTMLREKKMEENTVIWFLSDNGGPTVVTSADNGPLRGEKGDLLEGGARVPFAMQWKGTVPAGQTVKTPVSSLDLLPSSLAAAGATVPENLDGLNLLPVIRDGDDLPERNICWRFPHPPPTPVWAIRSGEWKLVHEAIRTPKPRGFSWGGERTGLYRLSDDIHEDNDLSAQYPEVRERLQKEYDQWNKTLPAEK; encoded by the coding sequence ATGAAATGGATTAAAAACATAAAACGACTTTTGGTGCTGACCGTACTTTTTCCGCTGGCGGGACAGTCGGCCGCGGAGAAACCCAATGTGCTTCTGATTCTGGTGGACGACATGGGGTACGGGGATGTCGGCTTTAACGGGTGCAAAGATATTTCGACGCCGAATATCGATTCCATTGTTGCCAACGGCGTGCAGTTTGAGCAGGGATATGTGACCGCTCCGCAATGTGCTCCGTCGCGCGCCGGGTTGCTTTCAGGAATGTCCCAGAGCCGTTTCGGCCGCGAAGAAAACAAGATTATTGATAAAATGGGGATTCCGGCTTCTGTCAAACAGTTCGGGGATTATATGCATGATGCCGGTTATCGGACCGGCATGGTTGGGAAATGGCATCAGGGAACGATGGAAGGTTGCCATCCGCTGGATCGGGGCTTTGACTGGTTTTACGGATTCCTGCCCGGCAGCACCTTTTTCATGCCGACCGGAAAGGCAAAGTACATTCCCCATATTCAGGAGAATCGAGTGCCGCAGAAAGTGACCGATTACCTGACATTTGTATTCGGTGACAAGGCGATGGAATTTATGACCCAGGACTCAGAAAAACCGTTCTTCCTGTATCTCGCATTCAATGCGCCGCACGCGCCGCTGCAGGCTCCGCAGGAATATCTCGACCGCTTTGAACACCTGACCAAGGTGCCGGATCCCATCAATTATATTGAACGGCAGAAGCTGAAACATCCGCGACAGGTTTATGCCGCAATGGTTTCTGCGTTAGATGATACGATCGGTCGCATTTTGACCATGCTTCGTGAAAAAAAGATGGAAGAAAATACCGTAATCTGGTTCCTGAGCGATAACGGCGGCCCGACCGTTGTCACCTCTGCGGACAATGGGCCGCTGCGCGGCGAAAAGGGCGACCTGCTCGAAGGCGGAGCCCGTGTTCCGTTTGCCATGCAGTGGAAAGGAACGGTGCCGGCTGGACAAACCGTTAAAACGCCGGTTTCCTCATTGGATCTGCTGCCGTCTTCACTGGCTGCGGCCGGCGCAACGGTACCCGAAAATCTGGACGGACTGAATCTGCTTCCCGTGATCCGCGATGGGGATGATTTGCCGGAAAGAAATATCTGCTGGCGTTTTCCGCATCCGCCGCCAACGCCGGTCTGGGCGATCCGCAGCGGTGAGTGGAAGCTGGTGCATGAAGCCATTCGCACCCCGAAACCGCGCGGTTTTTCATGGGGTGGCGAGAGAACCGGGCTGTATCGTCTTTCAGACGATATTCATGAAGACAATGACCTATCCGCACAGTATCCCGAAGTTCGGGAACGGTTGCAGAAGGAATATGATCAATGGAATAAAACCCTTCCGGCGGAGAAGTGA
- a CDS encoding sulfatase-like hydrolase/transferase has translation MMRKLLFYLALAAALSFVCAVAAESEPPNIIVILADDLGYGDIGAYGCRDIETPNIDKLAETGIQLTSGYVSAPYCGPSRAGLMTGRYQQRHGFRHNPAIQEGGSPLGLDVEEETLGDVMTRAGYRTAAYGKWHLGGSECFHPNNRGFYEFYGFLGGGHCFFPEQYADKMREWANPPDRPVTDLYMYGTPLEINGIDLPPQKGYLTDLLTTQAIAFMKGFRHRRLFMYVSYNAPHVPLEAPEEYLEKYSHIQDHKRRTYAAMVDNLDWNVGRIVSALDELGKRENTLIVFLSDNGGPEKNGADNGLLRGEKGTTFEGGVRVPFIWNWPAGLVKDRTLDVPVSSLDLLPTFAALGGTEPAGKPLDGVNVLPWLRGTASGTPHERLFWDRDGQCGMREGDFKLVRMKNKPWMLFNVIEDIGEETDLSASMPEKVKTMSMVYNNWLNPMPPARWTDPQQ, from the coding sequence ATGATGAGAAAGCTGTTGTTTTATTTGGCCCTTGCGGCCGCACTTTCTTTTGTGTGCGCTGTTGCAGCAGAATCGGAGCCGCCGAATATTATCGTCATTCTTGCTGACGATCTCGGCTATGGAGATATTGGCGCATACGGTTGCAGGGATATTGAAACACCCAATATCGACAAATTGGCCGAAACCGGTATTCAACTGACCTCCGGTTATGTTTCGGCCCCGTATTGCGGGCCGAGTCGCGCCGGGTTGATGACGGGACGTTACCAGCAGCGGCACGGATTCCGGCACAATCCGGCTATCCAGGAGGGCGGCAGTCCGCTGGGACTGGATGTTGAAGAAGAAACCCTTGGCGATGTAATGACTCGGGCCGGATACCGGACTGCGGCGTATGGCAAATGGCATCTGGGGGGCTCAGAATGTTTTCACCCAAACAACCGGGGATTTTACGAGTTCTACGGTTTCCTCGGCGGAGGCCACTGCTTTTTTCCGGAACAGTACGCCGACAAGATGAGAGAATGGGCCAACCCGCCGGATCGTCCGGTGACGGACCTGTATATGTATGGAACGCCGCTGGAGATCAACGGAATTGATCTTCCGCCTCAGAAGGGATATCTGACGGATCTGCTGACGACACAGGCCATTGCTTTTATGAAAGGGTTCAGGCACCGCCGGCTCTTCATGTATGTTTCCTATAATGCACCGCACGTTCCCCTGGAAGCACCGGAGGAGTATCTGGAGAAATACAGCCATATTCAGGATCATAAGCGACGGACGTATGCCGCAATGGTGGATAATCTGGATTGGAATGTCGGTCGGATTGTTTCTGCTCTCGACGAGTTGGGAAAACGGGAAAATACCCTGATTGTTTTTCTGAGCGATAACGGCGGACCCGAAAAAAACGGAGCGGATAACGGGCTGCTTCGCGGAGAAAAGGGGACCACGTTTGAAGGCGGGGTCCGGGTGCCGTTTATCTGGAACTGGCCGGCGGGGCTGGTGAAAGATCGGACGCTGGATGTTCCTGTTTCCTCATTGGATCTGTTGCCGACGTTTGCCGCGCTCGGAGGCACGGAGCCGGCAGGGAAACCGCTGGATGGTGTTAATGTTCTTCCGTGGCTTCGCGGAACCGCGTCCGGAACTCCGCATGAGCGGCTTTTTTGGGATCGTGACGGGCAGTGCGGAATGCGCGAAGGAGATTTCAAACTGGTGCGTATGAAAAACAAACCATGGATGCTTTTTAACGTGATTGAGGATATTGGCGAAGAGACGGATTTGTCGGCATCAATGCCTGAAAAAGTTAAAACCATGTCCATGGTTTATAACAACTGGCTGAATCCTATGCCTCCTGCGCGATGGACAGATCCTCAGCAGTAA
- a CDS encoding right-handed parallel beta-helix repeat-containing protein: protein MNRTVFKQALKQGFFFFVLSAFSAAAEAPSSSQALADKILRYRGSPLRELHRLPVIHVRDYGAVPNDGTNDFTAIQAAVKALGKGNAELRFEPGVYDVNPGGGAYSQKERPVLFFRGLENVVVDGQGASVLIQRPSAGFFKAQGCQNIIVRNFSVDYDPLPFSQGTVIASDPVEKWIEVRTDDGFPALDDPFFSAYASWGMLKDPQFPGKLKAGAPNVLFRSSCERTGKDTFKIVLDKPFAEFLQVGDRYAQVCRASGGCEYFGNENITFDRITFHAVPGSLFVGADTSRLNVLNCRGKLKNGRLLVNGADGVHCQAAKVGPWIEGCEFEGLSDDCLNVYSLPFYVVEVLGPKKFRITRPQRIEPGDPLVFFRPQTGEILAETEVISLKKDVVTLKDEVTGLNLAPKGTAYDQRGWKIYDHAYNPNRTGNWFVYRNNYMHDGRRFGVFIKASYGLIEDNRFERLSDCAMQIQNEPDWPEGFWARNLVIRNNRILNCAFVNNHIPVHVEWARLGNRPSKSAQQQNIFFEDNSVRAFSGPCARFDGVDGLALSNNVFESGSGDPSAIIGEHVTLLEKDR, encoded by the coding sequence ATGAACAGAACAGTATTCAAACAGGCTCTTAAACAGGGCTTTTTCTTTTTTGTCTTATCTGCGTTTTCTGCTGCTGCCGAAGCTCCGTCTTCGTCTCAGGCGCTTGCCGATAAAATTTTGCGGTATCGCGGCAGCCCGTTGCGGGAGCTGCACAGACTGCCGGTCATCCATGTTCGTGATTACGGGGCTGTTCCCAATGACGGCACCAATGATTTTACGGCCATACAGGCTGCTGTGAAAGCATTGGGAAAAGGAAATGCGGAGCTGCGGTTTGAACCCGGCGTGTATGATGTGAATCCCGGGGGCGGGGCGTACTCGCAGAAAGAACGACCGGTTCTGTTTTTCCGGGGTTTGGAAAATGTGGTGGTGGACGGACAGGGGGCTTCTGTTCTGATTCAGCGCCCAAGCGCCGGCTTCTTCAAGGCCCAGGGATGTCAGAACATCATTGTGCGAAATTTCAGTGTAGACTACGATCCGCTGCCTTTTTCTCAGGGAACCGTTATTGCATCCGATCCCGTTGAAAAGTGGATTGAAGTCAGAACGGACGATGGATTTCCTGCATTGGATGATCCTTTTTTCAGTGCCTACGCTTCCTGGGGCATGCTGAAAGATCCTCAGTTCCCGGGGAAACTGAAAGCGGGTGCGCCGAATGTTCTGTTTCGTTCTTCCTGTGAACGGACCGGGAAAGACACATTTAAAATCGTGCTGGATAAGCCGTTTGCTGAATTTTTGCAGGTAGGGGACCGTTATGCGCAAGTGTGCCGGGCGTCCGGTGGATGTGAATATTTCGGAAATGAAAACATCACATTCGACCGGATTACATTTCATGCAGTTCCGGGATCACTGTTTGTCGGGGCGGATACATCCCGGCTGAATGTGCTGAACTGTCGCGGAAAGCTTAAAAACGGCCGATTGCTGGTCAACGGTGCAGACGGTGTTCATTGCCAGGCGGCCAAGGTCGGGCCGTGGATCGAAGGGTGTGAGTTCGAAGGGCTTTCTGACGACTGCCTGAACGTGTACAGCCTTCCGTTTTATGTGGTGGAGGTTCTGGGGCCGAAAAAGTTTCGGATCACCCGGCCTCAACGAATCGAACCGGGCGATCCGCTCGTGTTCTTCCGCCCGCAAACCGGGGAAATACTCGCAGAAACAGAAGTGATATCCTTGAAAAAAGATGTGGTGACCCTGAAGGATGAGGTGACCGGCCTGAACCTCGCTCCGAAAGGAACTGCATACGATCAGCGCGGATGGAAAATCTATGACCATGCCTATAATCCGAACCGGACCGGAAACTGGTTTGTATATCGGAATAATTATATGCATGACGGACGCCGTTTCGGTGTGTTCATCAAGGCATCATACGGACTGATTGAAGACAACCGGTTTGAACGGCTTTCCGACTGCGCTATGCAAATCCAGAACGAACCGGACTGGCCTGAAGGCTTCTGGGCCCGCAATCTTGTAATCCGCAATAACCGGATTCTTAACTGTGCTTTTGTCAATAATCACATACCGGTGCATGTCGAGTGGGCCCGGTTGGGAAATCGGCCTTCGAAATCTGCGCAGCAGCAGAATATATTTTTTGAAGACAACTCGGTTCGGGCATTTTCCGGACCCTGCGCCCGGTTTGATGGTGTCGACGGGCTGGCCTTGTCCAATAACGTTTTTGAAAGCGGCTCCGGTGATCCCTCAGCGATCATTGGCGAACATGTAACTCTTCTGGAAAAGGATCGCTGA
- a CDS encoding MFS transporter, giving the protein MTHPVKKLSQLGIFKYAVGDGAFSITMNGMNNFAMIYLTQILGLNPGWAGVAISIAIFWDAVTDPVMGHISDNTRTRWGRRHPYVLVGGLLAAISFFMFWTVPQLLGSAGVIFAAALTFNLMVRTALTVYMVPYTALGFEICPDYEDRARLQGVRFFINQLTNFFAGAMAWPFFFKERLNDAGDMVDGSLLASNYNRFAVIMGIVIVVLVSVCCWGTRQFALDNRNEEVRGNNLKAFWVDFLAIFKDRLAVKVFIFFVIAQFAMMLMGTTQMFVYIFYMKFSAVEKSIVHGGGMLAFAFCSLNLAKLVTRFDKKPAGFIGMVLAVFGGLGLLAVFRSGMMNPQQGAFTIFGETIHLSTLVFALLQMCWWGGCGLVVPLASSMIADVAAINEKKTGEQKNASYAAIFTFCSKAAGSIGINICAMLLATAGIVSGAKEQTPEAARNIATLCFICGPIIMISAMVLLRAYPINRNTIKEITE; this is encoded by the coding sequence ATGACGCACCCGGTCAAAAAACTGAGCCAGCTCGGTATTTTTAAATATGCAGTAGGGGATGGCGCATTTTCCATCACCATGAACGGCATGAATAACTTTGCCATGATCTACCTGACCCAGATTCTCGGCCTGAACCCGGGGTGGGCGGGAGTCGCTATCAGCATTGCCATTTTCTGGGATGCGGTCACCGATCCGGTGATGGGGCATATTTCCGATAATACCCGAACCCGCTGGGGCCGGCGCCATCCATACGTGCTGGTCGGCGGGCTGTTGGCGGCCATCAGTTTTTTTATGTTCTGGACCGTTCCGCAGCTGTTGGGAAGTGCCGGAGTTATCTTTGCGGCAGCTTTGACTTTCAACCTGATGGTCCGCACCGCGCTGACGGTCTACATGGTTCCGTACACGGCGCTGGGGTTCGAAATCTGTCCTGATTATGAAGACCGTGCCCGCCTTCAGGGCGTCCGGTTTTTTATTAATCAGTTGACCAATTTTTTCGCCGGAGCCATGGCGTGGCCGTTTTTCTTTAAAGAACGTCTGAATGATGCAGGAGACATGGTGGATGGTTCCCTGCTCGCCTCCAACTATAACCGGTTTGCGGTCATCATGGGGATTGTGATTGTCGTACTGGTCTCCGTTTGCTGCTGGGGAACCCGTCAGTTTGCCCTGGACAACCGGAACGAAGAGGTCCGGGGGAACAACCTAAAAGCGTTCTGGGTGGATTTTTTGGCCATTTTCAAAGATCGACTCGCAGTAAAAGTCTTCATTTTTTTCGTTATTGCCCAGTTTGCCATGATGCTGATGGGAACAACACAGATGTTTGTTTACATCTTTTATATGAAGTTCAGTGCTGTTGAGAAATCGATTGTTCATGGCGGCGGAATGCTGGCCTTCGCATTCTGCTCCTTGAATCTGGCAAAACTGGTAACCCGGTTTGACAAAAAGCCGGCCGGATTTATCGGGATGGTGCTGGCCGTTTTCGGAGGCCTTGGGCTGCTGGCTGTATTCCGCAGCGGAATGATGAACCCGCAGCAGGGGGCATTTACGATATTCGGTGAAACGATTCATCTTTCAACGCTTGTGTTTGCGCTGCTGCAGATGTGCTGGTGGGGTGGATGCGGACTGGTGGTTCCATTGGCCAGTTCCATGATTGCGGATGTGGCGGCGATTAATGAGAAGAAGACCGGTGAACAGAAAAACGCCAGCTATGCAGCCATCTTTACCTTCTGCAGCAAGGCGGCCGGATCGATCGGCATCAATATCTGCGCGATGCTGCTGGCCACCGCCGGCATTGTATCCGGCGCAAAAGAGCAGACTCCGGAGGCCGCACGCAATATTGCCACCTTATGTTTCATTTGCGGTCCGATCATAATGATTTCAGCCATGGTGCTTTTGCGCGCCTATCCGATTAATCGAAATACCATCAAGGAAATCACAGAATGA
- a CDS encoding sialate O-acetylesterase: MNIKKYILVLVAGVTASAVFAEVRVAPVFNDGAVLQCDMPVNVWGTADPGAPVTVSFAGQKKTAVASASGEWKVVLDPLKASSEPRSLHVSSSEIQVSLNDIVVGEVWLATGQSNMVMPLRNSTGGDERLKMTIPEIRFMKVPQQTGLPPDPMNAEQLAWKEFKPGPNNEIAAVAFYFAEYLQKQVGGPVGIVQCSYGGTPAEAWTPAWALDEKPELKYLASAIRGGLASDKTTEQWQKEKDAFWDFWRARREWAKTREGPAPEPVPKPGPDNPLNQQAPTVLFENMLKPLIPYTARGIVWYQGESNAGKPDEYRVLFPAMIDAWRKLWDRPDWPFFFVQISAYNHPTQDWPGLRDAQRFTRDTVPHTGMALSIDCGEKEEIHPWAKQPVGERLGLLAMEQVYGRDVVSRGPAFQTLEKEEDAVRVVFQYSEKGLETSDGKADVPGFEIAGADGEYHPAAAKIISSNAVELTCPEVRKPVSVRYAWHNWVEPPVTLQNSSGLPAEPFSAQK; encoded by the coding sequence ATGAATATAAAAAAATATATTTTGGTACTGGTTGCGGGGGTGACAGCCAGTGCGGTGTTTGCAGAGGTACGGGTTGCCCCGGTTTTCAACGACGGCGCCGTGTTGCAATGTGATATGCCGGTGAACGTATGGGGAACCGCAGACCCGGGAGCACCCGTCACGGTTTCGTTTGCCGGGCAGAAGAAAACGGCCGTGGCAAGTGCGAGTGGCGAGTGGAAAGTGGTTCTTGATCCGTTAAAAGCCTCTTCTGAACCCCGGTCTCTTCATGTTTCAAGTTCCGAGATTCAGGTTTCCCTCAACGACATCGTCGTTGGAGAGGTTTGGCTGGCGACCGGTCAATCCAACATGGTGATGCCGCTTCGCAATTCAACCGGCGGCGACGAACGGCTTAAAATGACCATCCCGGAAATCCGTTTCATGAAAGTTCCGCAGCAGACCGGGCTGCCGCCCGATCCGATGAATGCCGAGCAGCTGGCATGGAAAGAATTTAAACCCGGCCCGAATAATGAGATTGCCGCAGTCGCTTTTTATTTTGCTGAATACCTGCAGAAGCAGGTTGGTGGACCCGTTGGGATTGTTCAGTGTTCATACGGCGGAACGCCGGCGGAGGCCTGGACGCCGGCGTGGGCTCTCGACGAAAAACCGGAGCTGAAGTATCTGGCGAGTGCGATCCGAGGCGGATTGGCTTCTGATAAAACGACAGAACAGTGGCAGAAGGAAAAGGATGCCTTCTGGGATTTTTGGCGCGCCCGCCGCGAATGGGCAAAAACCAGAGAGGGACCTGCGCCGGAGCCGGTTCCGAAGCCCGGTCCGGACAATCCGCTCAATCAACAGGCGCCGACTGTTCTTTTCGAAAACATGCTGAAGCCGTTGATCCCTTACACTGCGCGTGGAATTGTCTGGTATCAGGGCGAAAGCAATGCCGGCAAGCCTGATGAATACCGGGTCCTTTTCCCAGCCATGATCGATGCCTGGCGCAAGCTGTGGGATCGTCCTGACTGGCCGTTCTTCTTCGTGCAGATTTCCGCCTACAACCATCCGACGCAGGATTGGCCGGGGCTGCGTGATGCCCAGCGGTTTACGCGCGATACCGTGCCGCACACCGGCATGGCTCTTTCTATTGATTGCGGCGAAAAGGAAGAAATACATCCGTGGGCAAAACAGCCGGTTGGAGAACGCCTCGGCCTGCTTGCAATGGAACAGGTGTATGGTCGCGATGTGGTTTCGCGAGGCCCGGCTTTCCAAACTCTGGAAAAAGAAGAAGATGCTGTTCGCGTGGTTTTCCAATATTCGGAAAAAGGACTCGAAACGTCAGACGGCAAGGCGGACGTGCCCGGTTTCGAGATCGCGGGGGCGGACGGCGAATATCATCCGGCAGCCGCAAAAATCATATCCAGCAATGCAGTTGAACTGACCTGTCCCGAGGTTCGCAAACCGGTTTCTGTTCGATACGCATGGCACAACTGGGTCGAGCCGCCAGTGACGTTGCAGAACAGTTCCGGTCTGCCTGCCGAGCCGTTTTCTGCACAGAAATAG